Proteins encoded together in one Rhinoraja longicauda isolate Sanriku21f chromosome 22, sRhiLon1.1, whole genome shotgun sequence window:
- the LOC144604603 gene encoding tumor necrosis factor receptor superfamily member 6B-like: MILKCLVVFALIETVSSSIPNGSNRFVRPTYNWTDPRSGLILECGKCPPTTHVRRPCSRYVQTSCAHCLPEQHLRYWNSHEKCHDCTPCRDNQHETRPCTFIRDRRCECDTNYFWNRHYCQRHAKCTYGHGVERPGSRARNSTCAECPSGFFSPTVSSTDPCTAHTICQDGLVVNVPGNIYHDTLCTSCNKYVGTSVSNTACDDALIQFVAYQKIAKQKLEMFLRSLNTENVERLLGEMLDLNTNMMYTMLYPLLIKWRETVNGQPVPQLMISVLERADLNDVIAKVQSRFW, translated from the exons ATGATCCTCAAG TGTCTCGTCGTATTTGCACTGATTGAAACCGTTTCAAGTTCAATTCCAAATGGATCAAATCGGTTTGTGAGACCCACTTACAATTGGACCGATCCAAGATCTGGTCTGATATTGGAATGTGGGAAGTGCCCGCCTACTACACATGTGCGAAGACCGTGCTCGAGATACGTGCAAACATCGTGCGCCCACTGCTTGCCCGAGCAACACCTTAGATACTGGAACAGCCATGAAAAATGCCATGACTGCACCCCCTGCAGAGACAACCAGCATGAAACCCGCCCATGCACCTTCATACGCGACAGGAGGTGTGAGTGCGACACTAACTATTTCTGGAATCGTCATTACTGCCAGAGACATGCCAAGTGCACCTATGGTCATGGTGTGGAGAGGCCAG GATCCCGTGCTCGCAATTCAACGTGTGCAGAATGTCCCAGTGGCTTTTTCTCTCCAACAGTCTCTAGTACGGATCCATGTACTGCACACACAATCTGCCAGGATGGTTTAGTGGTCAATGTTCCAGGTAACATTTACCACGACACTCTGTGTACCTCCTGCAATAAATATGTTGGAACTTCTGTCAGTAACACAG CGTGTGATGACGCACTTATTCAGTTTGTGGCCTATCAGAAGATCGCAAAACAAAAACTCGAAATGTTTCTTCGTTCTCTTAATACTGAAAACGTTGAGAGATTACTTGGGGAAATGTTAGATTTGAACACGAATATGATGTATACCATGTTATATCCTCTTCTGATAAAATGGAGAGAAACTGTCAACGGGCAGCCTGTTCCACAGTTGATGATCTCAGTACTTGAAAGAGCAGACTTGAATGATGTCATAGCAAAGGTTCAAAGTCGTTTTTGGTGA
- the arfrp1 gene encoding ADP-ribosylation factor-related protein 1 translates to MYTLLSGLWKYMFQKDEYCILILGLDNAGKTTFLEQTKTKFSRNYKGMNLAKITTTVGLNIGTIDVGSARLMFWDLGGQEELQSLWDKYYAESHGVIYVIDSTDEERLSESKIAFEKMITSEVLDGVPLLVLANKQDIETCLSVGDIKTAFSDCAPKIGKRDCLVQPCSALTGQGVNDGIEWMVKCVIRNIHRSPRQKDIT, encoded by the exons ATGTATACATTACTGTCGGGTCTGTGGAAGTACATGTTCCAAAAGGATGAATACTGCATTCTTATCCTTGGATTGGACAATGCAGGCAAAACT ACCTTCCTGGAACAGACAAAGACTAAATTTAGCAGAAACTACAAAGGAATGAATTTAGCAAAGATCACTACTACAGTTGGCTTAAACA TTGGCACCATTGATGTTGGCTCAGCACGTCTCATGTTTTGGGATCTTGGAGGACAAGAAGAACTCCAGTCATTATGGGATAAG TATTACGCAGAATCCCATGGTGTAATATATGTCATTGATTCAACCGATGAAGAAAGATTATCCGAATCAAAAATAGCCTTTG AGAAAATGATCACAAGCGAGGTGCTAGATGGAGTTCCATTGTTGGTCTTGGCAAACAAACAGGACATCGAG ACCTGTCTCTCGGTTGGAGATATAAAGACGGCTTTCAGCGACTGTGCTCCAAAGATAGGGAAGCGAGACTGCTTGGTGCAGCCATGTTCTGCCCTTACGGG GCAAGGTGTAAATGATGGCATTGAATGGATGGTCAAATGTGTGATCAGGAACATTCACAGATCACCAAGGCAAAAGGATATCACATAA